A stretch of DNA from Diadema setosum chromosome 10, eeDiaSeto1, whole genome shotgun sequence:
GTTTCCGCTGCTTTGTTTaccatcctcttttttttttcttccccatcTCTTATTTTCAAACTTCGTCCTCTTCTGCAAAAGACGCGTAGTCGTCATCCCCGTTTTCCACTTCAACGTCGTCCTCGTCTTCATCGTCAGGTACCTCGGCGTAAGCTATCTCCGTATTTTCTGACTTTGTCCTGAGGAGGGAGAAGGACAGCAGAAGACGAGGAGAATTAAAGATAATTGCGACAGGTTAGCGAGTGGGAGGGGGCGGGACAAAGAATAGCAGAGTACAATGAAGATAAATTCATAGATCATGAACAAGTACAAGTGAAAAGCATTCAGTTGAAAGTCAAGAAACAGAGTTTCTCGTAACCATAAAATAGAGCTTCTCTCTTTAAATGACTGTATGAAATGTATCATGAACCACCTCCAATTTTCTCGACCATTGTTTTCTTCCGTCTTGTCAACAAATTTCTTCAGATTTCAAACCAAGGCGCATGTTACTGCAGTACACTTACATATCGTCCACAGTAATTTTAGTTAATTATCTGAACCATGGGTAAGAAGCCAGCTGCGACTACCTAGAGTAATAATTGTCACCTTGAATGCCTCACCTGCAGCAACTGGTAACGATTATCATCATAATCCAGACTAGGAGAAGAACGAGGCTCGCGACAAGCGATATCAGCCAAGGCAAAGGCACGCCGAAGAGTTTTCTCTCCTCCCCTCCGCCTTCTGCGGACTGCATACCGACGTGCAGTGTTACCTGATTGGACGTTAAGGTTGTTTCCCAGTAGTTTATCAAGCAACAATAGGTTCCGGCGTCTTCTGGTTGGATATCGCTGATATGCAAATTACCCCCAGCGTCGAGACGGTATCGCAGGCTCGTGTGGTCCACTTCGGTTTTATCTTTTGTCCAGCTGACAAAGACAGCATAAAACATAACTACAATACAAAGCAGCAAACATGAGAC
This window harbors:
- the LOC140234194 gene encoding uncharacterized protein; amino-acid sequence: MKPCHLVILLVTSLCALTVISESQFEHDRWEAVGGSVDFSCQSQLIQKYQPAIRMSWTKDKTEVDHTSLRYRLDAGGNLHISDIQPEDAGTYCCLINYWETTLTSNQVTLHVGMQSAEGGGEERKLFGVPLPWLISLVASLVLLLVWIMMIIVTSCCRTKSENTEIAYAEVPDDEDEDDVEVENGDDDYASFAEEDEV